One Candidatus Blochmannia vicinus DNA window includes the following coding sequences:
- the lolA gene encoding outer membrane lipoprotein chaperone LolA, which yields MYAVFFSVVIIISAISDDTSVITLRDRLKKINYFYARFTQKVINANDNILLEGYGELWIKRPNLFNWHMISPEENFLISDGKTLWFYVPFIKQVTAYWLQNFSDNIFFMLFSDNNIHKWDNYNVIQRGDFFYLIPIRDNCNLQECRVKITDCGTIEQFSIFEKKDQYVDYYLLDQNNNTIDIKNFSFNFSEDIQLDEQRE from the coding sequence ATGTATGCTGTTTTTTTCAGTGTTGTTATAATTATTTCAGCAATATCTGATGATACATCTGTTATTACATTACGAGATCGCCTTAAAAAAATAAATTATTTTTATGCACGGTTTACTCAAAAAGTTATTAATGCTAACGACAACATATTATTGGAGGGTTATGGAGAACTATGGATAAAGCGACCTAACCTATTTAATTGGCATATGATATCTCCTGAAGAAAATTTTTTAATTTCTGACGGAAAAACACTTTGGTTTTATGTTCCTTTTATTAAACAAGTTACTGCGTATTGGTTACAAAATTTTTCTGATAATATTTTTTTTATGTTATTTTCTGATAACAATATACATAAATGGGACAATTATAATGTTATTCAGAGAGGAGATTTTTTTTATTTGATACCGATCCGCGATAATTGTAATTTACAAGAATGTAGAGTTAAAATAACTGACTGTGGTACAATTGAACAGTTTAGTATTTTTGAGAAAAAAGATCAATATGTAGATTATTATTTATTAGATCAAAATAATAATACAATCGATATAAAGAATTTTTCTTTTAATTTTTCTGAAGATATTCAACTAGACGAACAAAGAGAATAA